In Candidatus Dormiibacterota bacterium, one DNA window encodes the following:
- a CDS encoding Dyp-type peroxidase: MSGVPTRLLPRRSFLRGVAGVAGALAAGTAARDVARAASQDQYNLEETRAGLRTVPFHGPHQAGIDTPPQTAASFLAFDVTAAGRGELTQLLRALTARAAFLTAGGTPPPASPGAAPSDDALLGPTVLPDDLTVTLGLGASLFDGRYGLGPRRPAQLETMRAFAHDRLDPAISDGDLLVQLCAGHRDTVGHAMLDILAHTAGRMRLRWRVDGFRFPPRPVGIPRDWMGFKDGITNPDTSNATQMNQQVWVQPGPPEPAWTAGGTYQVLRIIRMFLDRWRTVPVEEQERIFGRRRLSGAPLYATSPTASDNLDPIYTNDPQGLLTPLTCHIRLANPQTPQAAATSAILRRSFQYDRSPDVEGNPDMGHAFCCFQQQLRTYTAMQTRLEDEMLVPYISPIGGGYFFALPGVMDAQDWYGRALLT; encoded by the coding sequence ATGAGTGGCGTGCCGACCCGCCTCCTGCCGCGGCGGTCCTTCCTCCGGGGCGTCGCCGGTGTCGCCGGCGCGCTGGCGGCGGGCACGGCGGCCCGGGACGTGGCCCGGGCCGCCAGCCAGGACCAGTACAACCTGGAGGAGACCCGGGCCGGGCTGCGGACGGTCCCGTTCCACGGCCCCCACCAGGCGGGGATCGACACCCCGCCGCAGACCGCCGCGAGCTTCCTCGCCTTCGACGTCACCGCGGCCGGCCGCGGCGAGCTCACCCAGCTGCTCCGCGCGCTCACGGCGCGGGCGGCGTTCCTGACCGCGGGCGGCACCCCGCCGCCGGCGTCTCCGGGCGCGGCGCCCTCCGACGACGCGCTGCTCGGGCCCACGGTGCTGCCCGACGACCTCACCGTCACCCTCGGGCTCGGCGCGTCGCTGTTCGACGGCCGCTACGGGCTGGGGCCGCGCCGGCCCGCGCAGCTCGAGACGATGCGGGCCTTCGCCCACGACCGCCTCGACCCGGCGATCTCCGACGGCGACCTGCTGGTGCAGCTGTGCGCCGGGCATCGCGACACCGTCGGCCACGCGATGCTCGACATCCTCGCCCACACCGCCGGGCGCATGCGGCTGCGCTGGCGCGTCGACGGGTTCAGGTTCCCGCCGCGGCCGGTCGGCATCCCGCGGGACTGGATGGGCTTCAAGGACGGCATCACCAACCCCGACACCAGCAACGCCACCCAGATGAACCAGCAGGTGTGGGTCCAGCCCGGTCCCCCCGAGCCGGCCTGGACCGCGGGCGGCACCTACCAGGTGCTGCGGATCATCCGGATGTTCCTCGACCGGTGGCGAACCGTCCCCGTCGAGGAGCAGGAGCGGATCTTCGGCCGGCGCCGGCTCAGCGGTGCGCCGCTGTACGCGACCTCGCCGACGGCATCGGACAACCTCGACCCCATCTACACCAACGACCCCCAGGGCCTGCTCACCCCGCTCACCTGTCACATCCGCCTGGCCAATCCCCAGACCCCGCAGGCCGCGGCCACCAGCGCCATCCTGCGTCGCAGCTTCCAGTACGACCGCAGCCCCGACGTCGAGGGAAACCCCGACATGGGGCACGCGTTCTGCTGCTTCCAGCAGCAGCTGCGCACCTACACCGCGATGCAGACCCGGCTGGAGGACGAGATGCTGGTCCCGTACATCAGCCCGATCGGCGGCGGCTACTTCTTCGCGCTGCCGGGGGTGATGGATGCGCAGGACTGGTACGGCCGGGCGCTGCTGACGTGA
- a CDS encoding TIGR03086 family metal-binding protein, protein MTTEADEVATLDQALAQTGRVIASVGDDGWSLATPCAGWDVAEVVRHLVASIRMMRVSAEGGTPQRGQSDPVEGDLVAAYREAAAGLLDAWSSPGALESTRDFGGHPVPAAFALGVHRIEVVIHGWDVAAARGRTGELDPVLAEIALASSRAMLRPEFRGTAAEGKHFGPEVPVPEDAPAYDRLAGWLGRSPGASQRL, encoded by the coding sequence GTGACCACGGAGGCTGACGAGGTCGCGACGCTCGACCAGGCCCTGGCCCAGACCGGCCGGGTGATCGCGTCGGTGGGGGACGACGGCTGGTCGCTGGCCACGCCGTGTGCGGGCTGGGACGTCGCGGAGGTGGTGCGCCACCTGGTCGCCTCGATCCGGATGATGCGCGTCTCCGCCGAGGGCGGCACGCCGCAGCGGGGCCAGTCCGACCCCGTGGAGGGCGACCTGGTCGCCGCCTACCGCGAGGCCGCGGCCGGCCTGCTCGACGCCTGGTCCTCGCCTGGGGCTCTGGAGAGCACCCGCGATTTCGGCGGTCACCCGGTGCCGGCGGCGTTCGCGCTCGGCGTGCACCGGATCGAGGTGGTGATCCACGGATGGGACGTGGCGGCGGCGCGGGGGCGCACCGGCGAGCTCGACCCCGTGCTCGCCGAGATCGCCCTGGCCTCCTCCCGGGCGATGCTCCGCCCCGAGTTCCGGGGAACCGCCGCCGAGGGCAAGCACTTCGGGCCCGAGGTGCCCGTGCCCGAGGACGCGCCGGCATACGACCGCCTCGCCGGCTGGCTGGGCCGGTCACCGGGGGCCTCCCAGAGGCTCTGA
- a CDS encoding DUF4395 domain-containing protein: MFRFPNPVDEHAARTVALGVVALSVLVLATGQHWLLLPLAYGFLARVLTGPRLSPLGLLATRVVVPRLPMTPRLVPGPPKRFAQGIGLAFSAAAAVLALGLGLDRAADAVLLALTLAASLEAFAGLCLGCRVFALLMRLGVIPGAVCEACNDLSARRLAA, translated from the coding sequence ATGTTCCGGTTTCCGAACCCGGTCGACGAGCACGCCGCCCGCACCGTCGCCCTGGGCGTCGTCGCGCTCTCGGTGCTGGTCCTCGCCACCGGCCAGCACTGGCTGCTGCTGCCCCTCGCCTACGGCTTCCTCGCCCGTGTCCTCACCGGACCGCGGCTCAGCCCGCTCGGCCTGCTCGCCACCCGCGTGGTGGTTCCCCGGCTGCCGATGACGCCCCGGCTCGTTCCCGGACCGCCGAAGCGCTTCGCCCAGGGGATCGGGCTGGCCTTCAGCGCCGCCGCCGCAGTGCTCGCCCTCGGCCTCGGCCTCGACCGGGCGGCGGACGCCGTCCTCCTCGCGCTGACCCTGGCGGCGAGCCTGGAGGCCTTCGCGGGCCTCTGCCTCGGCTGCAGGGTCTTCGCCCTGTTGATGCGCCTCGGGGTGATCCCCGGGGCGGTGTGCGAGGCGTGCAACGACCTCTCCGCCCGGCGGCTCGCGGCCTAG
- a CDS encoding DUF4388 domain-containing protein yields the protein MWTQGSLAQNSLGSLLETLQSERATGTLSVVSGEARCSLHFLFGHLFHAAGDLGQGEAAVIAALAWTHGQFTFQPRAQLPAEETVRAAVSTLLAEAERHRPSVRARDAGVRAARSASATAVAEPEVRVTSSAAPWGSGAPPTTTTGDTMATQTVIVTPTVGIRPAGAAAAPAVLGNPNAAPLGGLAPLPAGRPVYAGLKSAFIDFPKLLRTLAADALTGYVRLDGTGFGGVLLVHEGHVLEALFSDGTRTQGDGAFQQVRGRVERGEGLLDVIALSGETVVALAQLLSAAPLFTGLLGRFINFEQLLEYLYEQGVDGSVLVAGGTETGVILLRQGALHGAYTDSQRDLQDSLAVVARLAAERPARIEVKAGGASSPGIDVVALLGRPLEW from the coding sequence GTGTGGACGCAGGGTTCGCTCGCCCAGAACAGCCTCGGCTCGTTGCTCGAGACGCTGCAGTCCGAGCGTGCCACCGGGACCCTCTCGGTGGTGTCCGGGGAGGCCCGCTGCTCGCTCCACTTCCTGTTCGGCCATCTCTTCCATGCCGCCGGTGACCTGGGCCAGGGCGAGGCGGCGGTGATCGCCGCGCTCGCGTGGACCCACGGACAGTTCACCTTCCAGCCCCGCGCCCAGCTTCCCGCCGAGGAGACGGTCAGGGCGGCCGTCTCCACGCTGCTCGCCGAGGCGGAACGGCACCGGCCGTCGGTCCGGGCCCGCGACGCCGGCGTCAGGGCGGCCCGCTCGGCGTCGGCGACCGCGGTCGCCGAGCCGGAGGTGCGGGTGACCTCGAGCGCCGCCCCCTGGGGTTCGGGCGCGCCGCCGACGACCACCACGGGAGACACCATGGCGACCCAGACCGTGATCGTGACCCCCACCGTCGGCATCCGTCCGGCCGGAGCCGCCGCGGCACCCGCCGTCCTCGGCAATCCCAACGCGGCCCCGCTCGGCGGGCTCGCTCCACTGCCCGCCGGCAGGCCGGTCTACGCCGGGCTGAAGAGCGCCTTCATCGACTTCCCCAAGCTGCTGCGGACGCTCGCCGCGGACGCCCTCACCGGCTACGTCCGCCTCGACGGCACCGGGTTCGGCGGGGTGCTCCTGGTCCACGAGGGACACGTCCTCGAGGCGCTCTTCAGCGACGGCACGCGGACCCAGGGCGACGGCGCCTTCCAGCAGGTGCGCGGGCGCGTCGAGCGCGGCGAGGGGCTGCTCGACGTGATCGCCCTGAGCGGCGAGACCGTGGTCGCGCTCGCCCAGCTGCTCAGCGCGGCGCCGCTCTTCACCGGCCTGCTCGGCCGCTTCATCAACTTCGAGCAGCTCCTCGAGTACCTCTACGAGCAGGGGGTCGACGGCTCCGTGCTGGTCGCCGGCGGCACCGAGACCGGCGTCATCCTGCTCCGCCAGGGTGCGCTCCACGGCGCCTACACCGACTCGCAGCGCGACCTGCAGGACTCGCTGGCGGTGGTGGCCCGGCTGGCCGCCGAGCGCCCCGCGCGCATCGAGGTGAAGGCCGGCGGTGCGTCCTCCCCGGGCATCGACGTGGTGGCGTTGCTGGGCAGGCCGCTGGAGTGGTGA
- a CDS encoding cupin domain-containing protein — translation MRVTRVRPESQLGDPERFHGTVWIDQIAVATAPSRIVSNSVHFTPGARTAWHTHPFGQVLHVVEGAGRVGERGGAVHEVRAGDTVITEAGECHWHGAAPHQFMTHIGITELDEAGSTADWGAQVTDAEYLGTAG, via the coding sequence ATGCGCGTCACCCGCGTCCGACCCGAGAGCCAGCTCGGTGATCCGGAGAGGTTCCACGGCACCGTCTGGATCGACCAGATCGCGGTGGCCACGGCCCCGTCACGGATCGTGTCCAACAGCGTCCACTTCACCCCCGGAGCCCGGACCGCGTGGCACACGCACCCGTTCGGCCAGGTGCTCCACGTCGTCGAGGGCGCCGGACGCGTCGGTGAGCGCGGCGGCGCCGTCCACGAGGTCCGCGCCGGCGACACCGTCATCACCGAGGCCGGCGAGTGCCACTGGCACGGCGCCGCGCCGCATCAGTTCATGACCCACATCGGCATCACCGAGCTCGACGAGGCGGGGAGCACCGCCGACTGGGGAGCCCAGGTGACCGACGCGGAGTACCTCGGCACCGCCGGGTAG
- a CDS encoding DEAD/DEAH box helicase, with translation MIEHRGDVLFLPADPPRLGAFALWHPPPQGAGTASTVGVVHPDSGQLRSRSVPARHLPVADALPWLAGLGEHEAVAPSQLAWAAAVQAAVALVAQGRLRPGVTPRGFGAWFVGPLDSADEAWLDRLARAFPALAHAAPLATDVARLRSPRHLITECWDAVADALVRTAGALQVCAEPSLASRVPVSAEHLRPWLESVAQVQPLAVAAGLRVVLPDEPGVPAAIVLQLRRRDDPAVVIDAANLRTAPPALRRRLAAAELDIELALHRGARRWPPLARLAWPSGDGRTELSDDELGSLLEAADTLTGLGVEVQWPASLSERTLSLRAVVGRGDPLELRGPEGFSLDGLLDFRWELTLGGTTLTLEEMDALAEGRRAIVRLRDGWAVADPHLVDRLRQRPTEVLRPGDALAVALTGTLEVGGAIVTARAEGELERLGRRLAEVAAPQEAAEPEGLHATLRGYQRRGLAWLLAMCELGMGGCLADDMGLGKTIQVISLHLARGRGPMLVVCPASLLGNWARELSGFAPSVPVRRYHGDGRHLDGLAATEVVLVTYGVARRDRAALATVRWDLVVADEAQHMKNPHSRTARELRGIPSRARVALTGTPVENRLLDLWSILDWTTPGLLGPLETFRRRIAAPIEQEGDAAAAERLGRMVRPFLLRRTKRDPDIAPELPPKTELDVIVPLTPEQASLYEAVVREALARIRSTAGIQRRGLVLELLTGLKQICNHPAQYLRETTPLRGRSGKLEALDELVEVIVAEGESVLVFTQYVAMARLLEAHLAEQGIGTLFLHGGVEARRRDTLVRRFQDGEVPVFLLSLRAGGVGLNLTRATHVVHYDRWWNPAVEDQATDRAHRIGQDRPVQVHRLVAEGTVEDRIATLLQSKRRLAESVVGSGEAWLTELSTDELADLVALQQTP, from the coding sequence GTGATCGAGCACCGCGGCGACGTCCTCTTCCTGCCGGCCGATCCTCCGCGCCTGGGGGCGTTCGCCCTGTGGCACCCGCCCCCCCAGGGCGCCGGCACCGCCTCGACCGTCGGAGTGGTCCACCCCGACTCCGGCCAGCTGCGAAGCCGATCGGTGCCGGCGCGGCACCTGCCCGTCGCCGACGCCCTCCCCTGGCTCGCCGGTCTCGGCGAGCACGAGGCCGTCGCCCCGAGCCAGCTCGCCTGGGCGGCGGCGGTGCAGGCGGCGGTGGCGCTGGTCGCCCAGGGACGCCTCCGCCCCGGGGTGACCCCGCGCGGCTTCGGAGCCTGGTTCGTCGGCCCCCTCGACTCCGCCGACGAGGCCTGGCTCGACCGGCTCGCCCGCGCCTTCCCCGCGCTCGCCCACGCCGCCCCCCTGGCCACCGACGTCGCCCGCCTGCGCAGCCCGCGCCACCTGATCACGGAGTGCTGGGACGCCGTCGCCGACGCCCTGGTGCGCACCGCCGGGGCCCTGCAGGTCTGCGCCGAGCCCTCGCTCGCCAGCCGGGTGCCGGTCAGCGCGGAGCACCTGCGGCCCTGGCTGGAGAGCGTGGCCCAGGTGCAGCCGCTGGCGGTCGCCGCCGGGCTCCGCGTGGTCCTCCCCGACGAGCCCGGCGTCCCCGCCGCCATCGTCCTGCAGCTGCGGCGCCGGGACGATCCCGCGGTCGTGATCGACGCCGCCAACCTCCGCACCGCGCCGCCCGCCCTGCGGAGGCGGCTGGCCGCCGCGGAGCTGGACATCGAGCTCGCCCTCCACCGGGGCGCCCGCCGCTGGCCGCCGCTGGCACGCCTGGCCTGGCCCTCCGGCGACGGCCGCACCGAGCTGTCCGACGACGAGCTGGGCTCGCTGCTCGAGGCCGCGGACACCCTCACCGGCCTCGGGGTCGAGGTGCAGTGGCCCGCCTCGCTCTCCGAGCGCACCCTGTCGCTCCGCGCCGTGGTGGGCCGTGGCGACCCCCTGGAGCTGCGCGGGCCGGAGGGCTTCAGCCTCGACGGCCTCCTCGACTTCCGGTGGGAGCTGACCCTCGGGGGCACCACCCTCACCCTCGAGGAGATGGACGCGCTCGCCGAGGGGCGGCGCGCCATCGTCCGGCTGCGGGACGGCTGGGCGGTCGCCGATCCGCATCTGGTCGACCGGCTGCGGCAGCGACCCACCGAGGTGCTGCGTCCCGGCGACGCGCTCGCGGTTGCCCTCACCGGCACCCTGGAGGTCGGCGGCGCGATCGTCACCGCCCGGGCCGAGGGCGAGCTGGAGCGCCTCGGCCGGCGTCTCGCCGAGGTCGCGGCCCCGCAGGAGGCGGCCGAGCCGGAGGGCCTCCACGCCACCCTGCGCGGCTACCAGCGCCGCGGGCTGGCCTGGCTGCTGGCGATGTGCGAGCTGGGGATGGGCGGCTGCCTGGCGGACGACATGGGGCTGGGCAAGACCATCCAGGTCATCTCCCTCCACCTCGCCCGCGGTCGCGGCCCGATGCTGGTCGTCTGCCCGGCGTCGCTGCTCGGCAACTGGGCGCGCGAGCTGAGCGGGTTCGCTCCGTCGGTCCCGGTCCGCCGCTACCACGGCGACGGGCGGCACCTCGACGGGCTGGCGGCCACCGAGGTGGTGCTCGTCACCTACGGCGTCGCCCGCCGCGACCGGGCCGCCCTGGCCACGGTGCGATGGGACCTGGTGGTCGCCGACGAGGCCCAGCACATGAAGAACCCGCACTCGCGGACCGCCCGCGAGCTCCGCGGCATCCCCTCGCGGGCGCGGGTGGCGCTCACCGGCACCCCGGTCGAGAACCGCCTCCTCGACCTCTGGTCGATCCTCGACTGGACGACGCCGGGCCTGCTCGGCCCGCTCGAGACCTTCCGGCGCCGGATCGCCGCCCCGATCGAGCAGGAGGGCGACGCCGCCGCCGCCGAGCGCCTCGGCCGCATGGTCCGCCCCTTCCTGCTCCGCCGCACCAAGCGCGACCCGGACATCGCCCCTGAGCTGCCGCCGAAGACGGAGCTCGACGTGATCGTCCCGCTCACCCCCGAGCAGGCCAGCCTCTACGAGGCGGTGGTCCGCGAGGCCCTGGCTCGCATCCGGAGCACCGCGGGGATCCAGCGGCGCGGGCTCGTCCTCGAGCTCCTCACCGGCCTCAAGCAGATCTGCAACCACCCCGCGCAGTACCTGCGGGAGACCACCCCCCTGCGCGGCCGGTCGGGCAAGCTCGAGGCCCTCGACGAGCTCGTCGAGGTCATCGTCGCCGAGGGCGAGTCGGTGCTCGTGTTCACCCAGTACGTGGCCATGGCCCGCCTTCTCGAGGCGCACCTCGCCGAGCAGGGCATCGGCACCCTCTTCCTCCACGGCGGGGTCGAGGCGCGGCGGCGGGACACGCTGGTGCGGCGCTTCCAGGACGGCGAGGTGCCCGTGTTCCTGCTCTCGCTCCGTGCCGGCGGCGTGGGCCTCAACCTCACCCGCGCCACCCACGTGGTGCACTACGACCGGTGGTGGAACCCGGCGGTCGAGGACCAGGCGACCGACCGCGCCCACCGGATCGGCCAGGACCGGCCGGTGCAGGTGCACCGCCTGGTGGCCGAGGGCACCGTCGAGGACCGCATCGCCACCCTGCTCCAGTCCAAGCGCCGGCTGGCCGAGAGCGTCGTCGGCTCCGGCGAGGCCTGGCTCACCGAGCTGTCCACCGACGAGCTCGCCGACCTCGTCGCGCTGCAGCAGACGCCGTGA
- a CDS encoding VOC family protein yields the protein MDFRLELIVVPVSDVDRAKAFYIDQAGFGLDVDHSAGEDFRVVQLTPPGSACSIALMRNRESPGSLQGLHLVVTDIDAARAELVERGTDAGEIYHFGAGGQTPGPDPERRDHNSFLSFSDPDGNGWLVQEVRRVRPETGAR from the coding sequence GTGGACTTCAGGCTCGAGCTCATCGTGGTCCCCGTCTCGGACGTGGACCGCGCGAAGGCGTTCTACATCGACCAGGCCGGCTTCGGTCTCGACGTCGACCACAGCGCCGGCGAGGACTTCCGCGTCGTTCAGCTGACCCCGCCGGGCTCGGCGTGCTCGATCGCGCTGATGAGGAACAGGGAGTCGCCGGGCTCGCTCCAGGGGCTGCACCTGGTCGTCACCGACATCGACGCGGCCCGCGCCGAGCTCGTCGAACGCGGGACGGATGCCGGCGAGATCTACCACTTCGGGGCGGGCGGTCAGACGCCGGGGCCGGATCCGGAGCGCCGCGACCACAACTCCTTCCTCTCCTTCAGCGACCCCGACGGCAACGGCTGGCTCGTCCAGGAGGTCAGGAGGGTGCGGCCGGAGACCGGGGCGCGCTAG
- a CDS encoding MOSC domain-containing protein gives MWSIGQLWRYPTKSMLGEQVDSVTLGENGVAGDRAYALLDVATGRIVSAKRPAHFGRLLDCRATTAAGGGPSEAMVTLPDGSVLRMDDPETERRLTALLGREVRVVTTAPDVATYEMMFPDVEGAAPEEFAAMTDIAERDAEGPVSAVAVGLFAPGTFVDVSPLHVVAASTLAQLAGLDPSTVWDVRRFRPNIVIDGESAEPFVENGWMGCEVAIGDEVVLQMGPSTPRCVMTTLAQPGLERDLSVLRTLAQRNRQEIPEYGRWACLGTYASVERGGTVRVGDRVEVGAPVG, from the coding sequence ATGTGGTCCATCGGTCAGCTGTGGCGCTATCCCACCAAGTCGATGCTCGGCGAGCAGGTCGACAGCGTCACCCTCGGCGAGAACGGGGTGGCGGGCGACCGGGCGTACGCGCTGCTCGACGTCGCCACCGGCCGGATCGTGAGCGCCAAGCGGCCGGCGCACTTCGGGCGGCTCCTGGACTGCCGCGCGACCACCGCCGCCGGCGGCGGGCCATCCGAGGCGATGGTCACCCTCCCCGACGGCTCGGTCCTGAGGATGGACGACCCCGAGACCGAGCGGCGGTTGACCGCGCTGCTGGGGCGGGAGGTGCGGGTGGTCACCACCGCACCCGACGTCGCCACCTACGAGATGATGTTCCCCGACGTGGAGGGGGCCGCGCCCGAGGAGTTCGCCGCGATGACGGACATCGCCGAGCGGGATGCGGAGGGACCGGTCTCCGCGGTCGCCGTGGGGCTGTTCGCTCCGGGGACGTTCGTCGACGTGAGCCCGCTGCATGTCGTCGCCGCCAGCACCCTGGCGCAGCTCGCCGGTCTCGACCCCTCGACCGTCTGGGACGTTCGCCGCTTCCGTCCGAACATCGTGATCGACGGCGAGTCGGCGGAGCCGTTCGTCGAGAACGGCTGGATGGGCTGTGAGGTGGCGATCGGTGACGAGGTCGTTCTCCAGATGGGTCCGTCCACGCCGCGGTGCGTGATGACGACGCTCGCGCAGCCGGGGCTGGAGCGGGACCTCTCGGTCCTGCGGACCCTCGCGCAGAGGAACCGCCAGGAGATCCCGGAGTACGGGCGGTGGGCGTGCCTCGGCACCTACGCGAGCGTCGAGCGCGGCGGCACCGTGCGCGTCGGCGACCGTGTCGAGGTCGGAGCGCCGGTGGGCTGA
- a CDS encoding Type 1 glutamine amidotransferase-like domain-containing protein → MGGLLALVGGGEFMPGNEDCDRALLAAARPGPRFVVPTAAARQGPERALETARRWFLRLGAEIEVLPVLRRRDAQDPELAGRAAGAGLVYICGGDPGLLLDVLEGSPVWDGVRTAWAAGASLAGSSAGAMALARTMLVRAAWPDRSRRRARPALGLAPVDAVLPHFDGFGATWVDSALAGMPGDPLLLGVDERTAALCDGGRWTVMGPGTVTVIRHAGRQAFGPGETLPLEAP, encoded by the coding sequence ATGGGTGGCCTGCTGGCGCTCGTCGGGGGAGGCGAGTTCATGCCGGGCAACGAGGACTGTGACCGGGCCCTGCTCGCCGCGGCGCGCCCGGGTCCACGGTTCGTGGTGCCGACGGCGGCCGCCCGGCAGGGACCGGAGCGTGCCCTCGAGACCGCGCGCCGGTGGTTCCTGCGCCTGGGAGCGGAGATCGAGGTGCTTCCGGTGCTGCGCCGGCGCGACGCCCAGGATCCGGAGCTGGCCGGGCGCGCCGCCGGGGCGGGCCTCGTCTACATCTGCGGCGGCGACCCCGGCCTGCTCCTCGACGTCCTCGAGGGATCGCCGGTCTGGGACGGGGTGCGGACCGCCTGGGCGGCGGGCGCCTCGCTGGCCGGCTCCTCGGCGGGGGCGATGGCGCTGGCCCGCACCATGCTGGTCCGCGCCGCCTGGCCCGACCGGTCGCGGCGGCGGGCGCGCCCGGCCCTCGGCCTCGCCCCGGTCGACGCCGTGCTGCCGCACTTCGACGGCTTCGGCGCCACCTGGGTCGACTCGGCGCTCGCCGGGATGCCGGGTGATCCACTGCTCCTCGGCGTCGACGAGCGCACCGCGGCGCTCTGCGACGGCGGGCGGTGGACGGTGATGGGCCCGGGGACGGTGACGGTGATCCGCCACGCCGGGCGTCAGGCCTTCGGACCCGGGGAGACGCTCCCTCTCGAGGCGCCGTAG
- a CDS encoding adenylate kinase, with translation MLRALLLAPPGAGKGTQGERLAQVYGVPHLATGDLLRRHVAEATPLGSEAKAFMDRGELVPDRLVVDVIVDRIAGPKPLAGFVLDGFPRTLAQARQSYDWGRLRGRTFHAVISLQVPEDELVRRLLERGRRSGRTDDTDTTIRHRLAVYAEHTAPLLDFYRGRDILVEVDGTGPVAEVTARIRDALSPLQLPATRTVHHVSQSNPRGPSQRDVPALLRRMADTIEKLRPAKVHDVTFGTETTEDGPWHHLTVYFHPSEPD, from the coding sequence GTGCTACGTGCCCTGCTCCTCGCCCCGCCCGGGGCGGGCAAGGGGACACAGGGGGAGCGGCTCGCGCAGGTGTACGGCGTCCCCCACCTCGCCACCGGTGACCTGCTGCGCCGGCACGTGGCCGAGGCCACTCCGCTGGGCTCGGAGGCCAAGGCGTTCATGGACCGCGGCGAGCTGGTCCCCGACCGCCTGGTGGTCGACGTCATCGTCGACCGCATCGCCGGGCCGAAGCCCCTGGCAGGGTTCGTCCTCGACGGGTTTCCCCGGACCCTGGCGCAGGCCAGGCAGTCCTACGACTGGGGACGGCTGAGGGGCCGGACCTTCCACGCGGTCATCTCGCTCCAGGTGCCCGAGGACGAGCTGGTCCGCCGGCTGCTGGAGCGGGGGCGGAGGTCGGGCCGCACCGACGACACCGACACCACCATCCGGCACCGGCTCGCCGTCTACGCGGAGCACACCGCCCCGCTCCTCGACTTCTACCGGGGACGGGACATCCTGGTCGAGGTCGACGGCACCGGGCCGGTGGCCGAGGTCACCGCCCGCATCCGCGACGCCCTCAGCCCACTCCAGCTGCCGGCGACGCGCACCGTCCACCACGTCAGCCAGTCCAACCCCCGGGGACCGTCGCAGCGCGACGTGCCCGCCCTCCTGCGACGGATGGCGGACACGATCGAGAAGCTCCGGCCGGCCAAGGTGCACGACGTCACCTTCGGGACGGAGAC